DNA from Amycolatopsis sp. DSM 110486:
GAGCAGCCCGGAGACCAGGACGCGGTACTGGAGTTCGCTGTTCGCGGACATAGACGGCCTCCGATCGCCTGGCGCAGCACGGGCCCACTGCCCGCCGTCGGGTGCGGTCATTCGGCAGCACCCCGGGACCATTCTCTGGAAGACCACCGGCCGACAACAGGGAATAAGAGCGTGTCTCACTTGGTGAGTTTCTTGTAGCAGGTGATGCTGGCGGCGATGGTGAGGAAGGCGAGGTAGTGGCCGGCGGTGGTGTTGCCGGGGTTTCTCCCTTGCCCGTTCCGCGTCACCCATGCGGCGCGGGCGAGCCGTCGAGCAGCCACAGAACCGGCCACCGATCCAGCCCAGGCCACACCGGGCGGTCCCGACAACCGGTGCCACAGCGGAGCACTCCCGCCCGGATACGGAAGATTCACGAGCCGACCGCCGGGGTGCTGATGTCCCCGGTTCGAGATTTTCGGTGGGCGTTCCATGCCGCACGACGTGTCGTTCGCGTTGCTGCGTCGGCTCCGAGCGTGGCGCGACGGTCTCGAACGGCACACCGGAAGCGATCACGTCCTGGATGAGCGACTTCCGTGCCGACACCGCAGCGAAACGAGTGGCACGTGGCAGCCCAGAATCGGAAGGCCAGAGTCACTTCGTTCTTCCGCGTGATCGCCGGCTCGACCTGGTGGCCCGCTTCGCCGGGACCGTCCGGATGCTTCGCGCTGGCGCCGCAGTTGACCAATTCAGTTCCATCTCAAGGACACTCATCGCCGTCGATCTCCGCTCGACCTCGACCTGTACCACGTCCGGGGCGAGCACGTTCACTGGGCGGCCCCGCGCCCGAGCTCCAGCCAGCCCCGGTTCGCGAGCGTGGCGAACCGCTGGGCGGCCTCGTCGCGCGAGAGTTTCTCCTCGCGCTTGACCTCCACGTCGGCATCGCGGCACCTTCACGCTCGCCGCGGCCACTGCCCTCGCGAAGACCACCAGTTGCGTTGGGGCCGGCACATCACCTGCCACGAGTGAGGACGTAACCAACGGCCGGACGCGGCGGTCACAGCGAGGGCAACGCCAGACACGCATTCCGGTCCGCACCCTCTGAAGAAGCGGGACGTGCATTGCGCTGCAAGCACGACTCGACCAGTCGATGTGTCGAGCACGTCCTCGAACCTCATGTCTAGACGCTCAGCGGCCTCGGGCACCAAGAAGGGGTAGTTCTCGGTGTTCATGGATTTCCCCGGTGCCGCACTTTTCACGTCGAGCCGCGAAGCCTGACAGGTCACAGAGTCCGCCGGGACCTGCGCTCGTACCGTGGTGCACGATGATGCCGCCTTCGTTCATCTTGCGTTCACGTGAATGGCGTGCACTGAAATTCTTCGCAGACCGGTGCATCCCGTGCGCATCGGGCTGGAGGCGACGGTGCAGGAACACACAATGGACGCGATCGCGTCCGAGCAACTGGACATTCAGGTAGCGCATCCGGAGACCTGGGTCGCGCGTGACTCCACCGTGCTCGACTCGTCGGTGGTGCGGGACCAGATTGCGTGTGAGCGGTCTCGTTTCGCCCCAGGCGCGGATCCACGCGTACCTGCCGATCCTCGTCGTGCGCGCGGCCGGTCCGCGCTGGGACGACTGCAAGCTGAACCCGACCAAGCGGAAGTGGGAAACCCGGCCGGTACGCACCGTGCGGGGCGGTCGCACCGGCCGGGCACAACGAGGTGACGCGGGCGTTGTGCGTAGGCCCGGATCACCTGGCCCGGCGTGCCAAAGAGGGGCGGGAGCGCCGGTCGACCCGGCCCGATAGGAGGAGAACATGTCCAACGACAACGAAATCCGCCCCTTCCGACTTCACACGCCGGAGGAAGCGCTCACTGGCGTGCGTCGCCGGATTACGACGACGCGCTGGCCCGCCCAAGAGTTGGTCACTGATCGGTCCCAGGGCGTGCAGCTGGCGACCGTTCAGGAGCTGGCCCGCTACTGGACGACCGATCACGACTGGCGTGCGTTCGAGGCGAAGCTGAACGCGCTGCCGCAATTTACGACCGATATCGACGGCGTCGAGATCCACTTCATCCACGTGCGGTCGCAGCACGAGAACGCCTTGCCGCTGATCATGACGCACGGCTGGCCGGGCTCGGTCGTCGAGCTGCTCGGGGTCGTCGGCCCGCTGACCGATCCGACCGCGCACGGCGGAGAGGCCGAGGACGCCTTCGATCTTGTGCTGCCGTCGCTGCCGGGCTACGGCTTCTCGGGCGAGCCGACCGAGCTCGGCTGGGAGTCCGGCCGCATCGCACGCGCGTGGACGGAGCTGATGGACCGCCTCGGCTGCACGCGCTACGTCGCCCAGGGCGGCGACGTGGGCGCCACCGTCACGGACGCGATGGGCCGACAAGCGCTCGCGGGGCTGCTCGGTATCCACGTCAACTTGCTCGCCGCCGCGATCGGGATCAAGGACCAACTGCCGGCGGAGTCCGAGCAGGAACGCACAGCGCACGACGCGGTGACCACGTTCACGACGGACGGATTCGGCTACTTCCTGGAGCAGTCCACCCGGCCGCAGACGATCGGCTACTCCCTGCTGGATTCACCTGTCGGGCTGGCGGCCTGGATGCTCGACCACGACACGGACAGTTACTACAAGATGTCTCGCGCGTTCGGCGACGGCGAGCCCGCGGGCGACCTCACTCGGGACAACATCGTCGACGACATCACCTTGTACTGGCTGACGGGCACCGGCGCCTCGGCCGCCCGGTGGTACTGGGAATTCGGCCGGGCCCAGGCACAGGGCCTGGTTCCTCCGCCGGTCTCTGTCCCGGTCGGCTTCACGACGTTCCCCGGCGAGATCTGGGCTGCCCCGCGCAGCTGGGTCGAGACGGTCTACCCCGATCTCACCTACTTCAACGAGGTCGACTGCGGTGGCCACTTCGCCGCGTGGGAGGAGCCCGACCTGTTCGCGACCGAGGTGCGGGCCGCGTTCCGGCCGTTGCGGAAATCCTGAGCCCGCTTCGGTTCGCGCGGCGACACCACGGTGTCACCGCGCGCCTCGGGTGCAGGGGTGCGCGCACCGATACTCGGTCGCGCCGGGCGGTACGCGCTGCCTCGGGCTTCAGGCTCTCCGCAGCAGGCCGAGGGCGCCGGCGGGGAACAGCAAGACCGACAGCAGACCGGCGCAGACCAGCGCGGCGGCGGTGACCTGCGTCAGAAGCCCGGTTGCCACCCCGATCTGGGTCGCGGTGACGACGAACGGCAGAGACGTTGCCTGCAGCAACGCGGCGGCCACGGTGCTGCGGGCCCCGAACGTCTTCCAGTACAGCAGTGCGGGTACGCCGCGCACGAGCAGCAGGGCGGCGAGGAACAAGGGCACTCTGGCCAGCGCGGCGGGGTTGGCCAGCAGCTCGGACAGATCCAGCCGCAGACCGCTGGCGACGAAGAAGACCGGGATCAGGAACCCGTAGCCGATGGCTTCGAGTTTGGCCCGGAAGCGAGGGTGCGACGCGGTGTCCTGGTCGAGCAGGCCGACGACCGCGCCGGCCAGGAACGCTCCGAGGATGGACTCCAGCCCGAACGCTTCGGCCAGAGCGACGAACGCGATCAGCAGGGCGACCGCCGCCCGCACGCGGATCTCGGCGGTGCTGTCCTGCAGCCGCGTCAGCGCGGTCTCCAGCCGGCGGGACCGGCCGACCACGGAAACGACGAGCCCGGTGACGGCGACCAGCACCACGAACATCACCAGCAGCACCACCCGGGCTCCTCCGCCGGCGCCGGCGGAGGAGAACAGCACCGAGAGCAGCACCACGGCCGCGAAGTCGGCCACCGAGCAGGCAGCGATGACCGCCTGCCCGAGCGCGCCGCCAGCCTGCCCGGCGTCCTTGAGCACCGGCACGACCAGCCCGAGCGAGGTGGCCGACAGCGTGATGGCGACCAGCAGCGGGCTGTGCACCCACCCGGCGGTGCCGAAACCCAGTCCGGCCAATACCCCGAGGCCGAGAGTGACGGCGTAGCCGAGCAGGGCCAGCCGCAGCGTCCCGCCGCGCAACCGGTGCACGTCGATCTCCAGCCCTGCCAGGAACAGCAGGAACGCCAGCCCCAGCAGGGCGACGATCTGCACCGGCAGGTCAGGGTGGACCCAGCCCAGCACTGACGGGCCCACGACAATGCCGGCGACGATCTCCAGCACCACAGCGGGGATCCGCACGGCGGGCAGCATCGCGAGCACCAGCGGCGCGCCGAGCGCGATCGCTGCGACTGCGAAGAGATTGACGAACTCGACATCCGGCACGACGAGTCCTCCTCCACCAGATCACCGGTATCGGGATTTGCTGTGGTCGAACCGGCAACCGGCGTCCCATTCCCCGCGTTGGGTGGCCGCACGTCGGCGCCCTTGAACATCCGCGCGAGATGCACCAGGCCCCCGTCCGGTCAGCGGTCACCCGTTTTCTCGGTCGGGCTCGAATTCCCGCTCCGGTACCAGGAATTCGCTGAGCCGCTGGACGGCGAAGTCCACGAACGGGCGGGCGTGAAAAAGCCGGCACCCCGCTCGGCCCACGATGGCTTCCCTGATGCCGAAGCGTCGTTCGAAGTCTCGGCCGACGAGAGGGAAGTAGGTGTCCTTGTCGTCGGCGACATCGACGGTCTCGCACCAGATCCGCTGCCGGTGGGTGATCATCGGGAACCGCCGCAGCGTCAGGCGGGGACGCGGAGTGAGCGCTTCGGCGTGGTGGAGGAAGCTGTTTCGATTGTGTCCCACACCGATGAGCAAAATCGCGCCGCGGAGGTCGTAAAGGCGTTCCAACGGTGAGTCACGGCCAAGGGCGAAGCCGAGTGGCTGCCCGGCCACGATCTGTCCGGCTCGCGCGCCGATCGCGGCCACCGACGCCTGGGGGTGCGAGCTGCGGACGGTGCCAGGCAGCGAGCGGAGGGCCTCCGCGACCGCGCCCATGCTGGACGGCATGGTGCAGTGAAACGTGGGTACTGCGTCCCGTCGCTCCCGGACTCCTTCATCCGGGACGCCGACATGCTCTGGATCGCGATCGGCGACGTTCGGGGTGAAGGTGGGCACGACCACGGTCCCCGTGGCGCCGACGGCGCGCAGCAGGCTGTTCACCACGGTCGCGGCGCCACCGTCGACGGGGCCGAGGCTGGACAGCGACGAATGCACGATCATGTCCATTCCCTCCTCGACCCCAACTCGGCGCCACCCCGCGACCAGATCATCAGTAGTGAGTGCGGATTGACTCATCTGTCTTTCTCCAGCTCAGACTCAGACCTCAACGCACGACGATGGTGTGCTGGGAAGGGCTGGGACGAGGAGCGGCATTGCGCAAATCCCTGGCGGCGAGTGAAGTCACGGTGGCCGTCGTGAGCTGCCTCTTCAGGCCAAGCGTCGTGCCTGGCTATGCGGGTTTGCCGGCGTCGATCCAGTGGCGGAAGACCGCGATCCGCTCGGCCGGCCATGCTCCGTCGCAGGGCATTGTGCCGGCCTCGAGCCGGCCGAGGATGGCGTCGGCG
Protein-coding regions in this window:
- a CDS encoding epoxide hydrolase family protein, with product MSNDNEIRPFRLHTPEEALTGVRRRITTTRWPAQELVTDRSQGVQLATVQELARYWTTDHDWRAFEAKLNALPQFTTDIDGVEIHFIHVRSQHENALPLIMTHGWPGSVVELLGVVGPLTDPTAHGGEAEDAFDLVLPSLPGYGFSGEPTELGWESGRIARAWTELMDRLGCTRYVAQGGDVGATVTDAMGRQALAGLLGIHVNLLAAAIGIKDQLPAESEQERTAHDAVTTFTTDGFGYFLEQSTRPQTIGYSLLDSPVGLAAWMLDHDTDSYYKMSRAFGDGEPAGDLTRDNIVDDITLYWLTGTGASAARWYWEFGRAQAQGLVPPPVSVPVGFTTFPGEIWAAPRSWVETVYPDLTYFNEVDCGGHFAAWEEPDLFATEVRAAFRPLRKS
- a CDS encoding cation:proton antiporter, which gives rise to MPDVEFVNLFAVAAIALGAPLVLAMLPAVRIPAVVLEIVAGIVVGPSVLGWVHPDLPVQIVALLGLAFLLFLAGLEIDVHRLRGGTLRLALLGYAVTLGLGVLAGLGFGTAGWVHSPLLVAITLSATSLGLVVPVLKDAGQAGGALGQAVIAACSVADFAAVVLLSVLFSSAGAGGGARVVLLVMFVVLVAVTGLVVSVVGRSRRLETALTRLQDSTAEIRVRAAVALLIAFVALAEAFGLESILGAFLAGAVVGLLDQDTASHPRFRAKLEAIGYGFLIPVFFVASGLRLDLSELLANPAALARVPLFLAALLLVRGVPALLYWKTFGARSTVAAALLQATSLPFVVTATQIGVATGLLTQVTAAALVCAGLLSVLLFPAGALGLLRRA
- a CDS encoding aminoglycoside N(3)-acetyltransferase, with the protein product MSQSALTTDDLVAGWRRVGVEEGMDMIVHSSLSSLGPVDGGAATVVNSLLRAVGATGTVVVPTFTPNVADRDPEHVGVPDEGVRERRDAVPTFHCTMPSSMGAVAEALRSLPGTVRSSHPQASVAAIGARAGQIVAGQPLGFALGRDSPLERLYDLRGAILLIGVGHNRNSFLHHAEALTPRPRLTLRRFPMITHRQRIWCETVDVADDKDTYFPLVGRDFERRFGIREAIVGRAGCRLFHARPFVDFAVQRLSEFLVPEREFEPDRENG